A segment of the Lycium ferocissimum isolate CSIRO_LF1 chromosome 5, AGI_CSIRO_Lferr_CH_V1, whole genome shotgun sequence genome:
acattttatcTTTTTAGTAATTTAGATAAATTCTAGACATCAAGGATTTTAGTTTAGTAAACGGGTAGGAAGAACTAACAATTAATACCATAAGTTTCATTTTCTCCCGTTATATTATAGTTATTTATGGtatcttaatatttattttcaagataATTGATCTTTAAATAGTATATTTTGAGTTAAAGGAGTTATGTCCTATTTATTACTATCTTAATTTCAAAACATCACCAAAATATGCAAGTATAAattcaagtatattttataGATAACTTTTCAAAGTTTGAATCAATCATGTAGACTTTTAGCTAAGCatagttaataaaaaataaaaagggaaaagaaaactcATTTCTTTTTTGAATCCTATTTATACATCTAGATTTTCTACATTGCTATAATATGGTTTATCCAAAGTTCAAAACTACTAAAATCTCATCTCAAAAACTATTACTTATATGCAAATTATCATACTTtctacaagttttattttaaattacattATTACATCCTACTTtaaactttagcaatatttataagttatttttaaaatgtcatacttacacttagcctaattaattataagtccggtcggattaaccattgttaatggaacttagaggatgcctaataccttccctctaggttagttgaacccgtaccCAGAATTTTAAGTTTCGCAGActtttaaaatcaactttagataattactttaattaaccttaggtgccctaattcaccataaataattaggtggcgactccttaactttaaataaccccggaattaccgggatgttgtaaactattttgaccctgtttaaaatagggtatgacaccACCCACTCAGGTGTTTCTCATGGGTCTGTCGAGCCAGCGGTGTCTTCCCATATGACCACTGAGCCACAGGTAAGCtctttattaaaatttcttttattcaacataaggtcaatatttaatatatatatatatatatatttgattatttaaagtacttattttaaatatgtatgttacttattatttcgttattttgatattttaggattcggcgccagtGGGTCCACAGGAGCGACCCATTCAGGAGCATTCTCGTCAGCCTGCCGAGGCagaggtgtcttctcatgagactaCCGAGGCGCGtaagttttttatttaaaactacttttattcaatataaggtaaatatttatttaatttttataactttTACTTGGACTTCGAATAAAGATCTCGTCCGGagagactacctcatattcaccaccacACCCATCCGAGGAGCCTACGGACCCATCTCAGAGCCTACTCGGGCGCCCGTtgacacacaggtttgattaaataaataacgttaatgtattcaatataaataagaaatggtactaatatttatatacttttcaatttcatccttcggcgcctgCGGTGGCGACTCCCGACGAGGAAGAGGTCGAGTTTCCGAGACCTATCTCGGCCGAGGTTACGAGCGTGCCGGTGGGAACAAcagatcccaagaagaagcacgttctagtcAAGGGCGCACGGGCCaggggaagaggagatgatcatgacttggagcgcccggttattaagaggaagaaggacgatggagacgatggcgagggcggtggggatggcatgagccttaggcctagggatagtatccggcatactacatgtggaacccatcctcgatagtgtatatacattagtgttatacaatttatcgtaaatattatatattttttgcatatttatacatattatcttagtttttattattgtttatagtttcacatcctaaattgataaaaaaaaaaaaaggtgacacgttcgaaataaagttaagcattaatttaaaaataagacgaaaccctaaaagataaataacgtaaagttaatgactacaagtcttcaaacaaaaaaggacttcgagcactttttaaccactaaaacgacaatccaaagtattgcgtattctttatgtattgagcctatcttattaattgtacaaatataagtaggattctatataaaatattgaagttccggagtctcaaagcatgattaatatacggctaaactacgtaaaaaggagtgaaaatgtAAGTTGAAAAATGGCGGActactatagcgcagtaaaataatgcgctatAGATAAAACCCAACTATCTatagcgcattattttactgcgctaaaggtgcTTCAAGCTAActactatagcgcagtaaaatactgcgctaaagcacttaacggtaccgttacggttaagtgctttagcgcagtattttactgcgctaaatgTACTTTTATAACAGTTTTTTTTGTTaaggtattttggttcaaataattttttttgaaggcATTTTTGTTCCGGACTCGATTTTCCCAGTAGACAGCTCTCAGACAAATTCTTGGACTTGTTACAAACATAACACGTGTTCTCATGGGGCACATTCATTGGATTTGATTTAACACTTATAAAGGAATGGACACAAACAATTCCACAAACCACAAGATACTTCCTGTGTAGTCTCAATCTCTTTGAATTCGACTCCAGTAGAATAATATATACATCAATAAAATTAGGGgtggcgttcggtttttcggttcggttttatcaaacttcagTTTGGCTACTTCgggttcgattttttgaaggtggacaccaaacaccgaaccaaactagttcggttcggttctttcggtttcgattttttaaagtttggttcggttcggtttcggttttttcaattcggtttttttaatataatattagaagcgattccattgatactaattcatattctcaaaagcaataaaacataaaactgataaattgaaattaaaatcaaacaaacaggatacacaagaacagaaaactataatcatgacataggattactaggtgttatatgcATACcgtaaaaataattaagaaaacacataaaggacatacattaatccttaagagacatcctagttacctttctttattaagaatatttgattttttcaattgaagtggaaaattagggatacaaatgcaaaagaggacttattacaattgggtttttttttttttgctttaaacttaatgagcttggactattttaatttttttagataatgtattaaatttcggtgccCGTTCGATTTtttggttcggttttatcaaacttcggttcggctatttcggtttcaattttttgacgatggacaccaaacaccgaaccgaaccaaactagttcggttcggttcgatttgttgaagtttcggttcggtttaatttgatttttcaattttcggtatttatgcccagccctaaaTAAAACCATAAACTACAATTAGACAGGATATTAGGAACTTTAGAAAgtataaaatcatattttcttcaacaaaaaagaaaaggatttgaAGTCCAAAAAGAAGTCTTCAAAGCACAAAAGTTGTAAGCTATAGTTCCTAAACAGAACGTCTTTACATTACATTATAAAAGTAAGTGCACAAGGTCTATAGTCCTTTACAAGGAAAGTAAGAGAAAAACACTAATTAACTACAATTACatatactaataattataataatctGTAAAGTCCAACCAACTAGTGGTTTATATATTTAGCTAATTACTAGTAATCGTCCTCCTTTAATATTGAGGTAGATAACTGcttctctatatatatttaacttcctgccacaagaaaaaagaagataaattagaaaaaattagaaaaacatatacaaaattaaaagaaaatgaagttcTGTTAGTATGTTTCTCCCAGCATAATAAAAAATTGTGTATGGGAATTATGATAAGATTAAAACCAACAAGCAAATGCCTATAGGaatttgaaacttggaatttgCGGTAGCattgataagaaaaaaaaaaagtaaaaagaccAAAGGAACTCTTATCAAGAATAAGAGAATATAACCAAGTCCTTTGTATACCTTGAGTATATGTAACATCCATGCTATTTGGTGGTCAGCTCTTAGTAGTAAAGAGACCCTGCAAAATGAAAAACCATGTCTTGTTGATAAGAATGAGATTTCATCAATACTCATATAAGAACATTCGGCATACGTCACGAGTTCGAACTCTATCGTAGAcaaaagttatattttaagtggATCGAACTCTATCGTAGAcaaaagttatattttaagtggATAATGGCAGAGAGATGGGCCTATTATCCACTGAGTTTCAAACCGTGCGTCAGCTGGCCCTCGGGAATTtcttggttaaaaaaaaaaaaaaaaaaaaaaaaaaaacccaaagcTACATACCTTGCCACCAGTTCCCTCGAGACGCACTTCCGGAATCATCTTCTCCATTATCTTTGTTGAACTGCACGCAAacgaaattgaagaagaaaaaatttgaaacaTCAGAATAAGCAAGCAATagcctttaaaacaaatatTGCTATCCAGATGATGGTTCTAGCCTTGCCTAATTGACTataccttttctcttttttcataGATAACTCTAATTAAAATAAGCTTAACAATGAATTTTTAAAGTGCCCTCATACTGGTAGGGAGTAAAAACAGATCATCTATTTCCTCAATGACAGCTTCAGCACCTAAAATCGAGGCTTCCTCCACGTTCTTGAATATTAATCCTATCGATATAACTCTCAAACACATTCAATTGAACCCACTCTTTTGATTTGAACGTGTTTGCGcatgtatatgaaattaaatATAGTGAATATATAGTAAATGTACAATGTACATAATCGAACATAACCACTATGAAGTATGACCCCACTGATTCTAACTCCAAATTTGCCTCTAAGATACTTTTATCATGTGATATAACACAATACAGACACTTATTGTTCTAAAACTACATCATCTTGCAAGGATCAAAAGATCATTAAAAAAGGAACCTTCTGCCCTTTTTAGTGTTTAGGAGCATTAGTAAACACAGAAGCATTGCACTAATAGATCAAATTACGGCACCATTGTTTTCTTTGACTACATGTGAATATGTACTCACAGTTGTGTATGTAGAGTTCTGGTTATTTTGGGGAAATGAATAGACATCTTGACCCCCGTAGTATATCGATGAGCTAAGATGGCATGGCTGTACTTTCTCATTCTGATAAAACGAACTAGGCTGCTTGTTTTGTGCGGCCTGGCTGGAAGCTTCATTGTTAGGAGTACTTCCTGCAAAAAGAGTTTGAAACTTATGAATCTGGATGCAATTTCagagagaaaaatataaaagccCTTAGATAAACTAAGAATTGATATTTCGGAAATCCTTGTATCCTTCCAGACAGTAATGGAACTTTGCCAAACAATTTCAGGGAATTCAATTAGGAATAACAATTGATCTCTCTCAGTTCTCTTATGAAGTCAACATAATACAAATCAAATACACAAGAACTAGCTCGGATTTTATGGAAAGCGCCACCTTTAGAGGGAAATTCAGCTTTGAAAACAAAGCTAGCAAAATAAGAGACCTTTGAAAGACGGTAAATAATTATCCGCGCCCACTTTTACATCAAACCAACAAATGCAAGATAGGTGTCATTCATGTACGCATTTATTACTTAATCATGGTTGTTATATGTATTCTCACTTTAATTTGTATCTGCTAAGGTTAAATTTTCCACTATAGGTGTGGATAAGTATTTACCGATGAACCACCTCATTCTTATGTATCTTTGTTCacttgaagagaaaaagaatttaGTGTTTAGTAAAATTGTCACAATAATCCCACTCTTCCTGCAATGTCAGTTTATTTAACTCGAGATATGGTAATATTTTCACTGCGTGGCAGGGTGAAAAACCAAACTGAAGCTGTAACAATTCATCAGCTATAGAGCGCTTATAATCTCACAAACCCTGGATATGACATGTAAAAATAAGCTATATGTGCGTATACACGTTCATGGTATCACATAAATCAGATGCACATAACAGGATTTTGAACGTGATAATCTTAGAGAAAAGTAAGAAGAATATTAAGCCTTAACCCCAAAGCTATAACATCACTAACCTTTAGCATTTCTTGCATGAATCACAGAATCTTGCTTCGCTTGCTCGGAATTCACTGATCCATGCCCCTTAACAAGAAAGGAATTAAGGTATATGAGAACATAGCCAAATATGAGATCCAAAATACTTGGAAAGAACATTCCCATCCAAATTCTAGCATCTCCTTTAAGTTTGGCATTATCTTTGTCAAAAGGCATCACTAAATTAAAGTACACCAATAGAATATAGCAACTTCTGCTTTTTCATATTCTATTCTTGTCTAAAAGATTCTGTCTATCATAGAAAAAATTTCTCAA
Coding sequences within it:
- the LOC132057075 gene encoding uncharacterized protein LOC132057075, whose translation is MEGTKKPTSSSFTSDLFGSKETSNSSSSGIFGSIFPPPSQGHGSVNSEQAKQDSVIHARNAKGSTPNNEASSQAAQNKQPSSFYQNEKVQPCHLSSSIYYGGQDVYSFPQNNQNSTYTTFNKDNGEDDSGSASRGNWWQGSLYY